A DNA window from Camelina sativa cultivar DH55 chromosome 17, Cs, whole genome shotgun sequence contains the following coding sequences:
- the LOC104758048 gene encoding protein DETOXIFICATION 33 has translation MVGKDNTLPLLDPRDPPELNGTKPASKVWAKEFGEESKRLWELAGPAIFTAISQYSLGALTQTFSGRLGELELAAVSVENSVISGLAFGVMLGMGSALETLCGQAYGAGQIRMMGIYMQRSWVILFTTALFLLPVYIWAPPILSFFGEAPKISKAAGKFALWMIPQLFAYAANFPIQKFLQSQRKVLVMAWISGVVLVIHAVFSWLFILYFKWGLVGAAITLNTSWWLIVIGQLLYILITKSDGAWTGFSRLAFQDLYGFVKLSLASALMLCLEFWYLMVLVVVTGLLPNPLIPVDAISICMNIEGWTAMISIGFNAAISVRVSNELGAGNAALAKFSVIVVSITSTLIGVVCMIVVLATKNSFPYLFTSSEAVAAETTRIAVLLGFTVLLNSLQPVLSGVAVGAGWQALVAYVNIACYYIIGLPAGLILGFTLDFGVQGIWGGMVAGICLQTLILIGIIYYTNWNKEAEQAESRVQRWGGTARE, from the exons ATGGTTGGAAAGGATAACACTTTGCCGTTGCTTGACCCTCGTGATCCGCCGGAACTCAACGGAACCAAACCGGCGTCTAAAGTATGGGCCAAAGAGTTCGGCGAAGAGTCCAAGCGGCTTTGGGAGCTAGCGGGGCCGGCGATCTTTACAGCCATCAGTCAATACTCTCTTGGCGCACTCACTCAGACTTTCTCAGGTCGTCTCGGCGAACTCGAGCTCGCCGCTGTTTCAGTTGAGAACTCTGTCATCTCCGGTCTTGCCTTTGGTGTCATG TTAGGGATGGGGAGTGCGTTGGAGACATTGTGTGGACAAGCATATGGCGCGGGACAGATTAGGATGATGGGAATATATATGCAACGTTCGTGGGTCATTCTCTTTACCACTGCTTTGTTTTTGCTTCCCGTCTACATTTGGGCTCCTCCTATTCTTTCCTTCTTCGGCGAAGCTCCTAAGATCTCCAAAGCCGCGG GGAAATTCGCGCTGTGGATGATTCCACAACTATTTGCGTATGCAGCCAACTTCCCGATACAGAAATTCTTGCAGTCACAGAGGAAAGTTCTTGTGATGGCTTGGATCTCTGGAGTGGTTTTGGTTATACACGCAGTTTTTAGCTGGCTCTTCATTCTTTACTTTAAGTGGGGACTTGTAGGTGCAGCCATCACTCTCAATACCTCGTGGTGGTTGATTGTTATTGGTCagcttttgtatattttaatcacTAAATCAGACGGTGCATGGACTGGATTTTCTCGGCTGGCATTCCAGGACCTCTACGGATTTGTCAAACTTTCTTTAGCCTCTGCTCTTATGCTTTG TTTGGAGTTTTGGTACTTGATGGTTCTGGTCGTTGTTACCGGTCTTCTTCCTAATCCGTTGATACCAGTCGATGCTATCTCCATTTG CATGAACATAGAAGGGTGGACTGCCATGATTTCAATCGGGTTTAACGCTGCGATAAG TGTGAGGGTATCAAATGAGCTGGGTGCGGGGAATGCAGCTTTAGCTAAATTCTCGGTGATAGTTGTCTCCATAACTTCAACTCTTATCGGGGTTGTGTGCATGATTGTTGTCTTAGCCACAAAAAACAGCTTCCCTTATCTTTTCACTTCTAGCGAAGCAGTGGCAGCAGAAACCACAAGAATAGCCGTCTTGTTGGGCTTCACTGTCCTCTTGAACAGCCTCCAGCCCGTCTTGTCAG GGGTTGCGGTTGGAGCTGGGTGGCAGGCTCTGGTTGCATACGTGAACATTGCGTGTTATTACATCATTGGACTTCCCGCTGGTCTTATTCTTGGATTCACACTAGACTTTGGCGTTCAG GGAATATGGGGAGGTATGGTAGCTGGAATATGCTTGCAAACACTGATATTGATTGGAATCATCTACTACACTAATTGGAACAAAGAG GCTGAGCAAGCGGAGAGTCGGGTTCAGAGATGGGGAGGAACAGCTCGGGAGTGA